In Vibrio stylophorae, the genomic stretch TTAAGAACGCCTTTACCTAGGAAACGTGATTTGTCACCGTCACGTAGCTCAAGAGCTTCGCGTGAACCAGTAGAAGCACCTGATGGTGCTGCAGCCATACCTACGAAACCGCCTTCTAGGTGTACTTCTGCTTCTACAGTTGGGTTACCACGTGAATCGATAATTTCACGACCTAGAACTTTAACGATCTTAGACATTAATGTTTCCTCTCGTTGAATTTAAATGTCAAAACTAAAGGGGCGCTGCACCCTTGCAACTGCCCCATATCCTTTTATTTATTGCTCTAATTCACCGCGCTGATACTGACCAGCTGCTTTAACGAAACCAGCGAATAGCGGGTGGCCATCACGTGGTGTCGAGGTAAATTCAGGGTGGAACTGCGCAGCCACAAACCAAGGATGCGCTGGGTTCTCAATCACTTCCACCAGCTTCTTGTCCGCAGACAAGCCAGAGACTTTTAGACCAGCTTTTTCAATTTGCGGACGAAGATTGTTATTCACTTCATAACGATGGCGGTGACGCTCGTGAATGGTATCGCTGCCATAAAGTTCACGTGCTTTGGTACCTTTTTCAAGGTGACAAAGTTGTGAGCCTAGACGCATGGTACCACCCAGATCAGATTGCTCTGTGCGCTCTTCCACTTTACCTTCGCTATCCACCCACTCAGTGATCAAACCGACCACTGGGTACTTGGTCTCTTTATTAAATTCAGTTGAGTGTGCACCGGTCATACCCACAACATTACGTGCGTAGTCGATCAATGCCACCTGCATACCCAGACAAATGCCTAGGTATGGAATCTTGTTTTCACGTGCATATTGCGCTGCTTGAATCTTACCTTCAATACCACGGTCGCCAAAGCCACCAGGAACTAAGATTGCATCCAAACCTTCCAATACGCTCACGCCTTTGTTTTCGACGTCTTGTGAATCCACATACTTAATATGGACATTCAAACGATTTTTCAAGCCCGCATGTTTCAATGCTTCGTTTACAGACTTATATGCATCTGGTAGTTCGATGTATTTACCCACCATACCAATGGTCACTTCGCCCGTTGGATTGGCTTCTTCGTAAATCACTTGTTCCCACTCAGATAGGTCAGCTTCTTTTGCAGTGATACCAAAGCGGCTCACCACAAGATCATCCAAACCTTGAGATTTGATCAATTGTGGAATCTTGTAGATTGAATCCACATCTTTCATCGAGATCACAGCTTTCTCTTGCACGTTACAGAACAGTGCAATTTTCTTACGCTCGTTTGCTGGGATCATGCGATCGCTACGACAGATAAGAATGTCAGGCTGGATACCAATTGAAAGCAGCTCTTTTACAGAGTGTTGCGTTGGCTTGGTTTTCACTTCACCCGCAGCCGCAAGGTATGGCACCAAAGTTAGGTGCATAAACATCGCGCGCTCACGGCCTAGCTCAACAGCAAGCTGACGGATCGCTTCCATAAATGGTAGAGATTCGATATCACCTACAGTGCCGCCCACTTCCACGATCGCAATATCATGGCCTTGAGAGCCAGCGATCACGCGATCTTTGATCGCATTGGTGATATGAGGGATCACCTGAATGGTTGCACCAAGGTAGTCACCACGGCGTTCTTTGCGAAGTACATCGGCGTATACGCGGCCAGCAGTGAAGTTGTTACGCTTGGTCATTTTAGTGCGAATAAAACGCTCATAGTGACCAAGGTCAAGGTCAGTTTCAGCGCCATCTTCCGTGACGAACACTTCACCGTGTTGAGTTGGGCTCATAGTGCCCGGGTCAACGTTGATGTAAGGGTCAAGCTTCATCATGGTCACATTCAGACCACGAGCTTCTAAAATCGCTGCCAATGATGCAGCAGCAATACCTTTACCTAGTGAGGATACCACCCCGCCAGTCACAAAAATGTAATTCGTTGTCATGCGTAACCTGAGAATTGGTTTGTAAGAGGGTTTACAGAGTCTTTTACTGGACGGGAAATTAGTATACCAGAGCCCCTATCTTGCGACAACGTGAAAACTATCACAGACGCTCAACTAATTTGTTGTGGTATATCAAATTCACTCAGTCTGTTTGACTTTTTGCCAGTACGCTTCAAGGGTAGCCAAATCACACTGGCTCAGTTCTTTTTTTTCCGCGCGAGCAAAATCCTCAACACCGCGAAAACGTCGCATGAATTTATCATTGGCTTGGCGCAGTGCCATTTCAGGCTTCACACCCACATGACGGGCTAAATTAACCACTGCAAAAAGGAGATCACCCACCTCTTCTTGCACCTTGTGTGGATTGACTTGCGCCGCTTCAACCTCGGCCATCACCTCATCAATCTCTTCGCGAACCTTATCCACGACAGGCGGCAGTTGGTCCCAATCAAAGCCCACTTTGGCACAGCGTTTTTGAATCTTTTCCGCTTGCATCAAGGCAGGAAACTGACGCGGAATATCATCTAATAGATGCACTTGCCCTTTGGCTGCGCGCTCTTTCGCTTTTTCAGCTTCCCAAATCGGCGACACCGCCTCAGCGGAGCTTGGTGACAATGCAGTATTAGCAAAGACATGGGGATGACGACGCGTGAGCTTCTCTGCCAAATTGGTCAGAATATCCGCCATCTCAAAGTGACCTTGTTCTTTGCCCATCTGCGCATAAAAGATCACCTGAAATAGCAAATCCCCCAACTCATCTTTGAGCGCAGGCCAATCCTGTTTATCGATGGCATCTAGCACCTCGTAGGTTTCTTCGAGGGTATAGGGCGCAATGGATACAAAATCTTGCGCGCAATCCCAAGGACACCCCGATTGCGGATCGCGCAGCTGCGCCATGATGGACAAAAGGCGCTCTAGGTGTTGCTGCTCACTCATATGATTCGTTCCACAATCTTTGATTAGTACAAACGGCTGGCTTCGAGCACGTCATTAATGCCTTCGATGCGCAATGCAACGCGCTGCATGGTTTCCACATGGGCAAGCTCGAGCTCAAAATCCATCACGGTGAGATGCTGCTTGTAATCGGTACGGCTTTTCATACCCGCCACTTTGATTTTTTCATTGGCGAGAACCGTGGTGATATCTTTCAAAAGACCAGTACGCTCATTGGCAGTGACGCGTAAGGTCAGAAGATAGCTGCCTTTAAACTCATCGCCCCAGACGGTTTCAATCATGCGTTCAGGCGCATGGTGGCGCAGCTCTTCAAGCTGTTCACAATCAGCGCGGTGCACTGAAATACCGCGACCTTGGGTCACATAACCGACAATTTCATCCCCCGGAATCGGCTGGCAGCAACGAGCCAAGTGCGACATCAGGTTATCCACGCCTTGTACCACGATGGCATCTTGGCGCACTTTTTTACGTGGCTTGTTGTCAGTGTCACTGAGCTTTTCTAAAAGCTGCTGATCTTCCTCTTCCGCCGTTGGGCTATTGAGCAAGGTATTGAGATGATTGGTGAGCTGATGAATACGAATATCACCACTGCCCACACCAGCGCACAGCTCCTCAAGCGAGTTGACATTAAAACGCTTGGTGGAGTGTTTCTCCGCATCCTTGATCGATAAGTGCAGTTTCTCGAGCTCTGTTTCAAGGATCTCTTTCCCTGCTGCGATGTTTTTATCGCGATCTTGTTTGCGGAACCACGCGTGGATCTTAGCGCGTGCACGGCTTGATTTGACAAAACCTAAGTTTGGATTGAGCCAATCACGTGATGGATTGGGCTCTTTTTGAGTAATAATTTCGACCTGATCGCCCATGCTGAGCAAATAGGTAAAGGGTACTATACGGCCGCCGACCTTGGCACCAATACAGCGATGCCCCACTTCCGAGTGAATATGGTAAGCAAAATCGAGCGGTGTGGCTTCACTCGGTAGGTCAACCACATCGCCTTTGGGCGTAAAGGCATAAACGCGATCATCAAAGACTTGGCTGCGAAGCTCATCCAGCACTTCACCAGCATCTTGCATCTCTTCTTGCCATGCCAGCAATTTGCGAAGCCATGCAATTTTCTGATCATAGGCAGAGCGACCACTGCTGCCCTCTTTGTATTTCCAGTGCGCAGCGACGCCTAGCTCAGCATCATCATGCATCTGCTGGGTGCGAATCTGAATCTCAACCGTTTTACCGTTAGGGCCAAGAACTACGGTATGAATTGACTGATAGCCGTTGGGTTTAGGGTTGGCGACATAGTCATCAAACTCACTAGGAAGATGACGATATTTGGTATGCACCACGCCCAGCGCGGCGTAACAATCTTGCAGACGCTCAGCAATAATACGCACGGCGCGCACGTCAAAGAGCTCATCAAAGGCCAAGCTCTTTTTCTGCATTTTGCGCCAAATGCTGTAGATATGTTTAGGGCGACCATACACTTCAGCACGGATCCCGCCCTCTTTCATCGCCTCATCAAGGTCGGCAACGAAATGCTCAATGTATTGTTCGCGGTCAATACGGCGCTCAGCCAACTGCTTAGCGATGGTTTTATAGGTATTGGGGTGCTGATAGCGAAAGGCGTAATCTTCAATTTCCCATTTAAGCTGACCAATGCCCAAACGGTTTGCTAGTGGCGCATAGATGTTGGCACACTCGCGCGCGACCAACAGACGCTCTTGCTCATCATGGCTTTTCACTTCACGCAAATAACAGATACGTTCAGCAAGCTTGATGATCACGCAGCGGAAATCTTCCACCATGGATAGTAACATGTGACGCACGTGGTCCACTTGGCTCGACGACGCTGAGCCTTCCGTGGTGGCGTTGAGCTGACGAATGGCGGCCATCATCTGCACACCATCGATCATCTTAGCAATGCTACTACCGTGCTCTTCAAGGACAGTTTCACGGTCAAGGACGCCGGCTTCAACCAAAGGAAAGAGCAAGGCGGCAAGCAAAGTGTCACCATCCATACTCAAGGTATTGAGGATCTCCACCATCTCGCGGCCGCGCCACAGCAGCAGCTCGGCCTGCTCATGGCCGGATACGGCTTGCTGACATTGAGGATAAGCCTGTACTAATCGCTTGGCTATCGCATCATCCAATGCCAATAAATTCACCCAAGTCTGCCCATCAAGGGGCTGCGCATCGGTCAAATGCGCACCGCGAACTGCAACCATGTTCTTTCCTAATTCCTATACGCCATCAACGATCCTAAATGACACCACCCGCCCTTGGATGACCTCAATCTTTTAAGTTTCGCGAACAAAAAGCGCCATTGATTCTAAGTGGCCAGTATGCGGAAACATATCCAACATGCCAAGCCTTACCAGTCGATAGCCAGCGGCATAAAGTGCTTCACTATCCCGTGCCATCGTCGCTGAATGACAAGACACATAAACAATATGAGTAGGCGCTAAAGTAATGATTTGACTCATGACTTCACGCGCACCTGCGCGTGCTGGGTCAAGCAGCACTTTATCGACGCCTTGCTGCGCCCAATCAAACTTCGACACATCCGCACTGAGATCCGCATGATAAAACTGCGCATTGTTGATCCCTTGCGCCTTGGCATTTTCACGTGCGCGCAGCACCATCTCTTCAACGCCTTCAACACCAATCACCTGCTGGACATGCTTGGCCAGCGGTAAGGTGAAATTGCCGAGGCCACAGAACAGATCCAACACCCGATCGCTGCTTTTTAGCGCGAGCCAATCAAGGGCTTGTGCCACCATTTGGCTATTCACCTTGGCATTGACCTGCATAAAGTCATTGGGACCCACGGCAATTTGGCATTGCGCTACCTCATAGTGATCAGCATGCCCGAGCAAGCACTGATAATCTTTACTGCTTTCAGCAAAATAAAAATTCAGTTGGTGTTGCTTAGCAAATTCGAGCCACAACGCTTGGTCACAGGCTTTCATTGGCCCTTGGTGACGAAGGCTTAATTGTACGCCATTGGCCAGTAACGCCAGCTGAATATGACCCAGTGCGCGTTTCTGGCTATGCTTTGCAACCAAAGCTTGAAGCTGCGGTAATAACGCATTGAGCTCAGCAGCCAGTACCGGACAATCATCCACCACCACCACTTCTTTACTGGCGCGGGCACGAAAACCTAATTGATATTCACCTTGATGATTCGGCGCAATACTCAAACGCGCGCTGCGACGGTAGTGCCAGCAATCACCTTCAACGGGTTGTGCTTGCGCTGCCACGGCAGCTGCATCGCCACCTTGACGCATCAGCTGCGCTAGACTTTGCTGTTTATGCGCGACCTGCGCATCATGAGGTAAGTGCTGCAAATTACAGCCACCACAACGGCCATAGTGCGGACAAGCAGGCGCAACACGATCAGCGCTTGGCTCAAGAATGCGAATTAATTTCGCCTGAGCGTAGCGACGTTTATCTTCGATAATTTGCGCCAGCACCGACTCTCCGGCCAATGCGCCAGGAATAAATACCGCCTTGCCTTGCCAGTGTGCA encodes the following:
- a CDS encoding CTP synthase, with the protein product MTTNYIFVTGGVVSSLGKGIAAASLAAILEARGLNVTMMKLDPYINVDPGTMSPTQHGEVFVTEDGAETDLDLGHYERFIRTKMTKRNNFTAGRVYADVLRKERRGDYLGATIQVIPHITNAIKDRVIAGSQGHDIAIVEVGGTVGDIESLPFMEAIRQLAVELGRERAMFMHLTLVPYLAAAGEVKTKPTQHSVKELLSIGIQPDILICRSDRMIPANERKKIALFCNVQEKAVISMKDVDSIYKIPQLIKSQGLDDLVVSRFGITAKEADLSEWEQVIYEEANPTGEVTIGMVGKYIELPDAYKSVNEALKHAGLKNRLNVHIKYVDSQDVENKGVSVLEGLDAILVPGGFGDRGIEGKIQAAQYARENKIPYLGICLGMQVALIDYARNVVGMTGAHSTEFNKETKYPVVGLITEWVDSEGKVEERTEQSDLGGTMRLGSQLCHLEKGTKARELYGSDTIHERHRHRYEVNNNLRPQIEKAGLKVSGLSADKKLVEVIENPAHPWFVAAQFHPEFTSTPRDGHPLFAGFVKAAGQYQRGELEQ
- the mazG gene encoding nucleoside triphosphate pyrophosphohydrolase, with product MSEQQHLERLLSIMAQLRDPQSGCPWDCAQDFVSIAPYTLEETYEVLDAIDKQDWPALKDELGDLLFQVIFYAQMGKEQGHFEMADILTNLAEKLTRRHPHVFANTALSPSSAEAVSPIWEAEKAKERAAKGQVHLLDDIPRQFPALMQAEKIQKRCAKVGFDWDQLPPVVDKVREEIDEVMAEVEAAQVNPHKVQEEVGDLLFAVVNLARHVGVKPEMALRQANDKFMRRFRGVEDFARAEKKELSQCDLATLEAYWQKVKQTE
- the relA gene encoding GTP diphosphokinase: MVAVRGAHLTDAQPLDGQTWVNLLALDDAIAKRLVQAYPQCQQAVSGHEQAELLLWRGREMVEILNTLSMDGDTLLAALLFPLVEAGVLDRETVLEEHGSSIAKMIDGVQMMAAIRQLNATTEGSASSSQVDHVRHMLLSMVEDFRCVIIKLAERICYLREVKSHDEQERLLVARECANIYAPLANRLGIGQLKWEIEDYAFRYQHPNTYKTIAKQLAERRIDREQYIEHFVADLDEAMKEGGIRAEVYGRPKHIYSIWRKMQKKSLAFDELFDVRAVRIIAERLQDCYAALGVVHTKYRHLPSEFDDYVANPKPNGYQSIHTVVLGPNGKTVEIQIRTQQMHDDAELGVAAHWKYKEGSSGRSAYDQKIAWLRKLLAWQEEMQDAGEVLDELRSQVFDDRVYAFTPKGDVVDLPSEATPLDFAYHIHSEVGHRCIGAKVGGRIVPFTYLLSMGDQVEIITQKEPNPSRDWLNPNLGFVKSSRARAKIHAWFRKQDRDKNIAAGKEILETELEKLHLSIKDAEKHSTKRFNVNSLEELCAGVGSGDIRIHQLTNHLNTLLNSPTAEEEDQQLLEKLSDTDNKPRKKVRQDAIVVQGVDNLMSHLARCCQPIPGDEIVGYVTQGRGISVHRADCEQLEELRHHAPERMIETVWGDEFKGSYLLTLRVTANERTGLLKDITTVLANEKIKVAGMKSRTDYKQHLTVMDFELELAHVETMQRVALRIEGINDVLEASRLY
- the rlmD gene encoding 23S rRNA (uracil(1939)-C(5))-methyltransferase RlmD, whose product is MARFFKPTPRKKSVSQQHQTMQVERLDHQGVGIAHWQGKAVFIPGALAGESVLAQIIEDKRRYAQAKLIRILEPSADRVAPACPHYGRCGGCNLQHLPHDAQVAHKQQSLAQLMRQGGDAAAVAAQAQPVEGDCWHYRRSARLSIAPNHQGEYQLGFRARASKEVVVVDDCPVLAAELNALLPQLQALVAKHSQKRALGHIQLALLANGVQLSLRHQGPMKACDQALWLEFAKQHQLNFYFAESSKDYQCLLGHADHYEVAQCQIAVGPNDFMQVNAKVNSQMVAQALDWLALKSSDRVLDLFCGLGNFTLPLAKHVQQVIGVEGVEEMVLRARENAKAQGINNAQFYHADLSADVSKFDWAQQGVDKVLLDPARAGAREVMSQIITLAPTHIVYVSCHSATMARDSEALYAAGYRLVRLGMLDMFPHTGHLESMALFVRET